In the Styela clava chromosome 8, kaStyClav1.hap1.2, whole genome shotgun sequence genome, one interval contains:
- the LOC120346056 gene encoding uncharacterized protein LOC120346056 has product MEYRIAGATGSILMKNLSVWNLIGGTYINPSSFLFIPGLGGLLTKEFLLEKAPLFSENHVFLMKWQRMQFSDHFRKISNEFKNDCDKLDRFQYYLRLNKAIEMTYKIISAEKTSAVIVAHITDVDEAKNLATHRALIVCVSKATGKPAGLPQELPVEKRSSVVKLGDMMTGNLMETAPEGSVTKYVGMEDVAFLDYVPHHKYLNFCLDSLAVGGTRNGFTNLPGNLPIWNYQIRSCSLLYLKQAKLGDRIQTFYWKDPADIWSFYFKTMRNQESITEARVEMTAAK; this is encoded by the exons atggaatatcgTATCGCTGGGGCTACGGGCTctattttaatgaaaaacttGAGCGTTTGGAACCTCATTGGAGGAA CTTATATCAACCCATCTTCGTTTCTTTTCATTCCTGGCCTTGGTGGTCTTCTGACTAAAGAATTTCTTTTGGAAAAAGCGCCATTGTTTTCGGAAAACCACGTCTTTTTGATGAAATGGCAAAGGATGCAGTTCAGTGATCACTTTCGGAAAATTTCGAACGAGTTCAAGAATGACTGTGATAAGCTGGATAGATTTCAATATTATCTGCGCCTCAATAAAGCTATTGAAATGACTTACAAGATAATATCAGCAGAAAAGACATCTGCCGTGATTGTTGCACATATAACAGACGTCGACGAAGCTAAGAATTTGGCGACTCACCGGGCCTTGATAGTTTGTGTTAGCAAGGCAACTGGCAAGCCTGCAGGTCTACCACAAGAACTTCCCGTTGAAAAACGAAGTAGCGTCGTTAAACTTGGCGATATGATGACAGGAAACCTCATGGAAACGGCACCAGAGGGCAGCGTGACCAAGTATGTCGGAATGGAAGATGTAGCTTTTTTGGATTATGTACCACACCACAAGTACTTAAACTTCTGCCTGGACAGCCTTGCCGTCGGCGGAACAAGGAATGGTTTCACCAATTTGCCTGGTAATTTGCCTATATGGAATTACCAGATACGCTCGTGCTCGTTATTGTATTTGAAGCAAGCAAAGCTCGGTGATCGCATCCAAACGTTTTATTGGAAAGATCCTGCAGACATCTGGAGTTTCTACTTCAAGACAATGCGAAACCAAGAATCGATAACTGAGGCACGAGTGGAAATGACTGCTGCAAAATGA
- the LOC120346173 gene encoding uncharacterized protein LOC120346173, producing MEYRIAGATGSILMKNLSILNLIGGTYINPSSLLFLPGLGGLLTKEFLLEKAPLFSENHVFLVKWQRMQFSDHFRNISNEFKYDCDKLDRFRYYLRLNKAIEMTYKLSSVGNTSLGLDAHVTDVDKDKNLATHRALIVCVSKATGTPASLPQEFPAEKRSSVVQIDDLITKNLTENAPEGSVTRYVGMEDVAILDYVPHHKYLNFCLDCLAGDATRNGVTNLPGNLPIWNYQVRSCSLLYLKQSKLGDRIQTFYWRDPADIWSFYFKTMRNQESICEARVEMTAAK from the exons ATGGAATATCGTATCGCTGGGGCTACAGGCTCTATTCTAATGAAAAACTTGAGCATTTTGAATCTTATTGGAGGAA CTTATATCAACCCATCTTCGCTTCTTTTTCTTCCCGGCCTTGGTGGTCTTCTGACTAAAGAATTTCTTTTGGAAAAAGCGCCATTGTTTTCGGAAAACCACGTCTTTTTGGTGAAATGGCAAAGGATGCAGTTCAGTGATCACTTTCGGAATATTTCGAACGAGTTCAAGTATGACTGTGATAAGCTGGATAGATTCCGATATTATCTGCGCCTTAATAAAGCTATTGAAATGACTTACAAGTTATCATCAGTAGGAAACACATCTCTCGGGTTAGATGCACATGTAACAGACGTCGACAAGGATAAGAATTTGGCGACTCATCGAGCCTTGATAGTTTGTGTTAGCAAGGCAACTGGCACTCCCGCTAGTCTACCGCAAGAGTTTCCAGCTGAAAAAAGGAGTAGCGTTGTTCAAATTGAtgatttgataacaaaaaaCCTAACGGAAAATGCACCAGAGGGCAGCGTGACTAGGTATGTCGGAATGGAAGACGTAGCTATTTTGGATTATGTACCACACCATAAGTACTTAAACTTCTGTCTGGACTGCCTTGCCGGTGACGCAACAAGGAATGGTGTCACAAATTTGCCTGGTAATTTGCCTATATGGAATTACCAGGTACGTTCGTGCTCGCTTTTGTATTTAAAGCAATCAAAGCTTGGTGATCGCATTCAAACGTTTTATTGGAGAGATCCTGCAGATATCTGGAGTTTCTACTTCAAGACAATGCGAAACCAAGAATCCATTTGCGAAGCACGAGTGGAAATGACTGCTGCAAAATGA